A portion of the Phalacrocorax carbo unplaced genomic scaffold, bPhaCar2.1 SCAFFOLD_466, whole genome shotgun sequence genome contains these proteins:
- the UBE2S gene encoding LOW QUALITY PROTEIN: ubiquitin-conjugating enzyme E2 S (The sequence of the model RefSeq protein was modified relative to this genomic sequence to represent the inferred CDS: deleted 2 bases in 2 codons), with product MEPRGGAWQNSNVENLPPHILRLVYKEVSLLSSDPPDGIKLFPNEEDITDVQVTIEGPEGTPYAGGLFRMKLVLGKDFPAAPPKGFFLTKIFHPNVGPSGEICVNVLKRDWRAELGIRHVLLTIKCLLIHPNPESALNEEAGRLLLENYEEYAARGPAADGDPRAGAPPAPPPDPPGAATAAPPAPPDGPMAKKHAGDRDKKLTAKKKSDKKRALRRL from the exons ATG gagccccgtGGCGGTGCCTggcag AACTCGAACGTGGAGAACCTGCCCCCCCACATCCTCCGCCTGGTCTATAAGGAGGTGTCGCTGCTCAGCTCCGACCCCCCCGACGGAATCAAGCTCTTCCCGAACGAGGAAGACATCACCGACGTCCAGGTCACCATCGAGGGGCCCG aggGCACCCCCTACGCG GGGGGGCTGTTCCGGATGAAGCTGGTCCTGGGGAAGGACTTTCCCGCCGCTCCCCCAAAAGGCTTTTTTCTCACCAAAATTTTCCACCCCAACGTCGGCCCCAGCGGGGAAATTTGCGTCAACGTCTTGAAAAGGGACTGGAGAGCGGAGCTGGGCATCCGGCACgtgctgctg ACCATCAAATGCCTCCTGATCCACCCGAACCCCGAGTCGGCGCTGAACGAAGAGGCCGGTcgcctcctcctggagaactACGAGGAATACGCGGCGCGGGGCCCGGCTGCTGACGGAGATCCACGCGCGGgggccccccccgcgccccccccggacccccccggcgccgccaccgccgcccccccggccccccccgacGGCCCCATGGCCAAGAAACACGCCGGCGACCGCGACAAGAAGCTCACGGCCAAGAAG AAAAGCGATAAGAAACGGGCCCTGAGGCGGctttaa